tttattttaatttgcttagctgttaatacaacttatttattttttacttttttgtactctttcttttttttcttacaatgctagtctattttatatataattttaacttttttgtagaagctgactaaGGGAGAAacgtacctgtgcaaatggcaataaacatctattctattctttacAGAAAGTTTTACAGAGAGGAAAttcgtatatatatatatatatattaagtttaaagaaaaagtatttaaaatgtaaaataatattataataattagCCTATTATGTATACATTCACTAATTAAAGAGCGGCATtacaaaagaagtaaaaaattaTCATGAGCCTAAGAAATAGCCGTATAACAAGAATTAAATTttggctgggggtggagtccatgggtggaaaTACcaggggattctttttttttttaccagaatcccactgtgatgtcacaagaagagcaaatttgaaacggagcatttttctttgtgttgtaagacttatgcaggccacaaacaaaggactggatgggtttatttcacattttgtgggtaggtagacactcaggtttcCCAAatttatgttcaaaaacactgtgaaagtggatgtttcataatgtgtcccctttaaaaatcaaattactGAAAGGTTGACGAGAAAATATTATAATAGGGAAGACAGGGTTAATAAATGGTGGGGAAAATGTTAGTGTATTGATGTTATATTATAACTTCTTTTGacttttatgtttatttaaaaattgGTGGGCAGGGTGTAAGTTATTGGAATAACTCGTCACCAAATCCAACTTGAGATGATACTCTTGACTATTTGGAAATGTATTATGTACTATAAAATGAGTATTTCCTCACTTTACCTcatcacaaaacattttcttttaatttgtctGCATTTTCTGTTTAATCCTGGGTAACTGTCTCTAGCTTGATAAagttgtttgattgacaggacgATGAACCAGTTAAATACCAGTACCGGCAGATGCCTCGccatcttctctgtgattggtcagaggaGGTATTTAGACAGGTGGAACCGGGTGATGGGGAGGGGTGGTGGGaatcaagtatttttgacagcGTGACAAATGACGCCAGGGGATCCAGAAGTGGAAACGTACAGTAGATCAGGTGACGAATGAGTAATGTCTCATTCAGGCAGAGATAATCcctcagctgcagagaaaaagaacagCTTTGTGTAAACAGTTTGGAAAATAGCTGCGAGTCTCTAACACCAACAGTAAACAGTGCAGGAACTTTGTAGCTACTTAAACTTTAGTTTAATTCTTCAGTAAACACCTGAGGTACTTTTGAGCTACCGTCTGTGTAAGAATGAGTTATTggcatgttaaataaaataaagacttaaataaacacatttaatgctGAATTTAGGGGATGGCCTGTGGTCGCCATAGCAACCTAAATTAACAACGGACAGACGATAACGTATTGTGGTGCTCATCACCAAGTctttttgaaaaatatgttGAACTGTCTAAGTATGCagctttaaagatttatttatttttgggaatTGTAGCCTTTATTTCATAGAGTTGGTAATCAGGGAGAGATAGcgtgggggaatgacatgcaggaaaggagccactggtcagatttgaacccgggctgcccacttcgaggactacagccacTGTACGTGCAAACTAGCCACAAAGCCAAAATGAGGGACATGTAACCATAGCccatatttacatttacagttgAATTAATGAAACATGTGGTTTCTTCAGGCCTCTGTCATTATCTGGGTACTCCTCAAACGGGCAGTTTtaaaaattgtttattttactgcCATGACAATAAACTTAGTTTTTTCCAGCTTTCAGAATAAATGTAGGATCTTCAAATGAGTTCAGAGCTACACAGAAGCTAgttatttataaatcaaaatgttttaatacgTATAAAAACAACgagaaagacaacacacacacactatcaggACACAGGTGTATCTATACAAATTGAATcctacagagacagaggacatgTGATCTCTACAGGGACAACCCGGCCGCTTCAAGCTCTCTTTGTCCGCTCCTCTCTGTGATCCGGGCCGAGGAGGTTTTCTTGTGACGCTGTGCTCTGGCTTGAGGAGGAAAAACAGTCTGTACATCAAACAGACCGCCCACTCACACAGTCTGTACATGACATCAggctttgtgtctctttgtttgaGCCTGCTGGTGCTTCTTCACGACTGTACACCGCAGCGATCAGTCCATCCCTCCGATGTCGTGCTGTTTGTACGACTGTGAGACCAAACtccctgcagacaaacacagacactgtcAACATGCATCCTGTTCTCTCTCCCAAACACAGCCCCAGAGTCAATAATTGAAAGTGTGTTGGAAGTGTGAAGTTACCTACAATCTTATATCTCAAGTGTTAAATACTTCATATTGCAAATATCACAAtgctgaaaattttaaacaggCTTATACATATTGTTATCTCGTGTGTCTTGAATAATGGGGGGGGTCTTAATGTATACTGCATAATCATACGATTCATTTTGCTGTTACAGAATTGTAGTCTAAAATTCAAAGCAGACAAAATATGGAGACATTAATGCTGactacaaaacacaaatatgcatCGTTTGCACACAAATCTGTCAagatcaaaacagaaacagagaaagacaggacCTGAGCAGCGCCGCTACAGACACACTTTCATGTCACACGAAAAGCCCAAAAGGAGCGAGGGTGGGAGTGGGAGCAGGAGGGTCAGAGGCCAAGCAGGAAGTAGACGTAGACTAGCCAGCTAGCCTGCAGGGAAACAAGCCGCACCACCCCACCGTTCAGCCACTTCCAACACCCATCTGCCAACTACAAGCCAACTTCACCGGAGTTTCAAATGACGGCCAATTAATCAAGTGAGGCAGAGGTTAGCAGAGGTCACTTAAAGCCACAGTCTGAGGGATGTGTGGgtttaaaacacttttcttgtgttttcattttaaattgaagGTTAGAAGATTTTATTGACTATAATGGGAGTTATAATGAGTTTGTTCATCTCTGACTTTTGTCTGACTTAACAATCTGTGACATCATAACCAGCTATCTCCGCAtcttgtttcattgtttttggacTTTTAAAGTAGTTTTAACACATGCTGAACACAGGTTTACTCTGACTTCACAGCCTGCAGCTCTGACCATCACACTGCAGAGATTATTTAGCTCTACTTTGTCCACATGATGCATACTCAATATTTAGCAAGACAGATTAAGAGTAAGCAGCTTTTTTCAGCCTGAAAAGAAGCTGAGAGAACTACATGCAGCTGAAAGTCTAGCCGAGTTACATCACTGTATTACAAAACGCAATGGTTGAAATTCAACTACGTCAGAGCAGGCATGTTAAGGCAGGCGCCTCTTACAGGACATTAGCATAGACCtcagtacacaaacagaaagagccACACATGCCCCAAACAATGGGttgatgaaggttttttttctgagaaaaaaataagatttttttttttgtattttggggctttttgcctttagtttgataggacagtggacagagtaggaaacggtggtgagagcgagagagtggggaatgacatgcgggataGGAGCCACATGACGGAcatgaacccgggctgcccgcttggaggactatatgCTCCGTACATTGGGCAGGACCTAATTgataggccatctgcgcccctgAAAACAAGAATTTAATGAGAATTTCATCCATTCCAAAATAACCATAGTGCTAGCTCTAGAAGCCAGCTCTAGATTTTACACCTAGAACTCCTACATTCAGTGCTCTCAAAACAAAGCTATTCCTTAGTTAACTGGACAAACTGTTCGATGTTATGCAATATTTAATTTTAGAATCGACCCAAAGTTCTCGGTGGACACAAGGTTTAGATTCTGTGTTTTGTCCTCCAGACTGTGGCTTTACAGCAGGCGGGTTTCTGTCAGTGAGCTGTGTTGTTGGGCGTTGTTGGGTGGGGTTGACAGGGGGTGTGGTGGTGGGTGTTGGGTTGAAGCAGTACAGGGGAAGGGGTGTCTTTGTCCGTGTTTACACCTGGTATTAACATGTGGAGGATCTGATATATAAGGGCAGCTCGAGATCAGCCTGTTCACATCTGACATTCAAGTGCTTAAAACTAAAGCATTTAGAGCTCTACATGATCAAAACCACAGAGCTTTAATCATCTTCATTAGTCTGTAGAACTTatcaaaacaaatctgtgaGCAGAGATAGAGAGCGCCCAAAACTGAGTTTGATATTAAGGCCTCAcatacagttttgtttttttatctgagtGTCTGAACTTcactgcagactggagtctCTATTAACAGTTAGAAATAGAGAAATACACCCAGGTTGTATCACCTCAGCTCCTCTGTATCTCCACTGTGCTACTTTATTATAGTTATGAAATGTCTCACATTTATGCATCCTCATCCCCCCTACACTTgatctgtatttcaaaataaaacatacacttTCACTGATAATATGAGGGACAATTTTTCCAAATTTTTTCATGCACATCCCTCTGTTGTATGTAACAATGTGAGGAATATTAAGAATGTACTCGGACATAGTTGAGAAGTATTAACTACTACCCTCATTGTTTCTGAGACGAGATGAGACCTCTTGTCTGAGTGATCAGATCTTGACGCGCCCTGAATGCATTCACACCTGTCCACTTGTTATCAGATCAATCATGAGGTCAataccaggtgtaaacaggacTGTGAGACGGGCTGGGTTGGTGAGGTGTCAGTCAGACTAGCAGGGCTGCAGGACTAGCAGAGCTCCCagactcagcagcagcagcagggcagGTGGCTGAGGCATGCTTACCTGTGGCCAGGCCCCCCTCTGCTctccccttcatccctcctcctactcctcctcctcctcctcctgggccaGAGCTGCCCAGGGCCTCCATGGGGAAGGCGGGCCGTTCGCCCCTGTAGGGCTTGGGCCTGAAGGGGAAGTCTTTGTCTTTACCTTTGGAGCCTTTGGGCCggcctgctgtcttcttcttggACTTTCCATCGCCCTTGACACCCAGTAGAGGGTGCACCTCTGAAGAGAGACGGGATAAAGACAGTCAAAGGTCTGCTTTgaacaaattaatttaaaaaaagacaatcaaaTGTTTGAGAGGTTAATCAAAGAGGAATGGTAAAGTTTGcatgaaataatttaaaaatatgatcaaaaaaagggggaggagtggctgtttaaaattttgaaaagtaaagtaaagacTCTGACCAGTGTCCAAAAAGTTTATATATAACCCTAAACATGACTTTGTATCTCGtgtgttttagattttttcCCTCCTCACCATCACTGGGCACCCCTGGCAGCTCCACGGTGGTTGTGCGAGCCTTCTTCTTGGCCGGGCCTCCTTCAGACGAAGGCTGTCGCTGCTTCTTGTCGCCACTGGCCAGCGAGTCCTCTGGGGTAGCAGTCTGAGCTGAGGCGTCAGGTGGGGGGCCGAAGGGGTTTTCCTCTGGATCTTCAACCTCAGGGGCGATGGGAAGGTACAGCAGGGCTTTGTagtcctccagctcctcatcACTACAAGATGCAACAGAGATCCCACAGGCTTTAAAAGGATGAACAGAATCAGGCTTCTTGATCAAAACTTCAGTCCTATTCAGATATGAGATTAGTTTGAGGGATACTTTAAACTGTTTAAAGACTGCAGACCATGTGAAGGATTATATGACAGCCCATGTATGTACTCTGATGTGTTGCCTTGTAAAGTATTCAAAGTTACTGTAAAAAGACTCAAAAAGATTCTGGCATGATTATCAGACTGTAGAAGattcaattcaaataaacacagcatTTGTCAGACCAGACATGCAGCTTTGTTTGCAGTGATGAAATAAACCGTACTGTCGTTTCTCACCTGCTGCAAAACGCCACAATGGGATCCACGGTAGTGACATCCACCTCTTCATCCTCTGCGGCGTCtgcacctgaaacacaagagCGAGATGTTGTGTGAGGCGTCCAGAGAGAACCACAGACGACAGGGAAACCAATGACAGCAGAACAGATGATGGATCACCTTCAGTCTGCACTGCTGCTTCTTATTCTACTTATCTCTATAAGtgcaaatgatttaaaaactgtGGTTGAAGGTGAAGTGTAGAATAATCAGGTGACTGCTGTTTAAGCAACAACACAGATAAAAGGAAGAGATCAAACTGATCATAATAATGGAGTCAGATAAGAGAAGAtaaattattgttattgtatGCAAACAACAAAACTGCATTGTTGACAATCagctacataaaaaaatacaaacatttgaaagatgAAGAGACAATCGTAAATGAAAGTGAGTCTTTGGATTTCCAGCCATGGGAATGAAATTTGATGAGGAGTAAACAAAAAGATTGTTTTACTTATTCATttagctgaaatgtttctgGATGTTTCACCATCATGACAGtgtttcaagtgtttttattgatatttaccAGATCTTATTTCTCAGTGTGATTTCACTTCATACTCAGTTCTAAGTTACTTTTGCCAAATAACTTTAAAGTCATGCTATGGTtaaagatttcaaaataaaataccacTGTCATGTCGtcattttttaatgtctttctttttgacAGTATTATTAAACTTACTGTTATCGACTTATAATGAAATTATGTTTACAGTGTAACCAACAAATGAGGGGgcactggtagcctagtggttagtgcatgcgctCTGTGtacatagtcctccaagcgagtggcccaggttcgaagccgacatgtggctcctttcctgcatgtcattacccactccctctctctgatttatgactctatccactgtcctatctctaaaaataaaggcaaGAAAAAGAGCACCAATGACAACAATTACAGGCCCTCTGTGAGCGAGACCACCTGTTAGTTAaattgtagtgtgtgtgtgtgtgtgtgtctacctgtctgcTCAGGTTCACTCTTGTCTTCGTCCTCGATGTCGAATTCAGACTCTCTCTCCTCGTACTCCACATTTTCATCCAGCTCTTTAAAGTCTGGGGCAAAGGCGCTCCAGTTTTCCTGCggacaaaataaaaagtcaacaaGTCGCTCGACcacttaaacaaaaaacagactttattaTTCTAAACATATTTTagatcatttttcatttttcggCTGTAGGTAAATTGCTGTTTACgtttttcctattttttttattctatttctaTCTTCATAGTTTTGGATCAAAATAAATTCATCCTTTATGCCAGGTAACAAACTCTTTAATGTCAACCTGTACTCACCACTTGGTTCTGAGCCCAGATGGAGACGACTCCACTGGAGATGGAGGCGATAATCGGACGGACAGGATGCCACTGGAGAGAGGTGAACAGTTAAATTAACGGGTGAAGTGCTTTGTCAATGTTTTAATCTGTGCATGTTGTTCTACTGAGACAGACTATCATGACATCCTTACAGCGACATCCAGCAGGAGCTCTCCTCTGGTTCCGTGCAGGATCTTCACCAGGTTGCCGATGCTCTTCTCCCAGATGTAAAGAGCGTGCTGCCGAGCCGAGCCGGCCACGATGTACTCACCGTCCCCGGAGAAACAGCAGCGCTTCCACGGAGTcctgcacacagaaaacaaaagacagagagaataaacacactgagaccagagagagagagatgcggcaacacaaaatgaaaccgtttttaaagtgaaagtcCAAGAAACTTTGATTCAAGTCACAGACATTCAACAAATCCTTATCGCTTAGAAAGTTTTATCCAAGTGTGAAGCAAAGTTTAAGACTGCTTGCCCATTAGACCACATGAAATATATTCCCATCAGCAGAACTTAACAAgtcaaatcaaacagaaaaaatctCCTATTGCAACTGGAGTGAAATGTCGCCCTCTGCTGACATACCTGTTGACAAGATCCTGTAGTTTCTGCATGGGTTCAGGCTCCCCGTCTCTGCCGCAGGTCAGTATCTCCCTGCCGTCGTACACCCTGATGATCCTGTCCGCTGTGTTTATGAGGAAGCAACTGCACAGAACACAGGATATAAATGTGAAGAGTTAGAGACAGGTGCAAAGAAAGTTTAGGAAGAACTCTCACAAAGGGCTTCACTGGAATAAGAATCTGTTCTTCAGTTGACATGACATCAGTTTCATTGAGTAACATAATAAAACTATACCtccaataaaatatttaattaaattaaaaggtgtgtattgtgtggtTTAGATTGTGTTCATACTGAAAGGCCTGACACGACTAATCTTCATGTTGCCTCTTACCTTCCCTTGCGTGCAAATTCAATAGACTTGATGGCGGTGGTGTTGCTGGTGCCAGTTGTAACTCTGAAAGAGGCCACCAGCTCCTGAGTGTTTGTCTTCAACACAAGGATCTGCAACAACCAACAGAGGGGGGGCATTATGGTGACAGAATGAAATAAACAATCTGTGTGCCATTCATAAAACAGTTtcactgtaaaatgtaaatcgAGGGAGATTTACACATCCAACATTAGTAGCTACAGAGGTTTTTTCCTtcctataaataaatattaaatagcTTTCTCGAGGTGCAGTGACGTGAATGAAAGGAGCATGGTTGGTTCAGTCTGACCTTTCCTTTGGCATTGCCAGTGTAGATGTACTCCCCCCGCCTGTCGAAGGCCGCCACCACATTCAAGTCTGAGTCGTCATCCACGGGCAGGACAACGTGTTTGGAGTCTGAGAGAGTCAACAGGACCGGGGCTGACTTCATGGGACACACCAGCACCTTGTCCCTAAAATATGAGAGTTTTTTAGATGACAACTTAAAATGTCTTAGCaatgatcaaaacaaaatgGCAAACACCGATCTGTGTTTCTGACTCAAAGCGTAACCTGAGATCAGATCACatacaacacaaagaaactcGAGTGACTCACATGTCTCTGGGGTGACACTGAAGTTTCAGGATGGGTGACGGGAAACGAAACCTCTGGTCACAGTCTCCAGTAAGGACGTCCCACTGCGAGACAATGTTGTCTGTAGAAGCACTCACGAGCTTGTGGCCGTCTCGACTCcagctgtgcacacacacacagtgacaaagGATCATTTAACTCACCATCAAACTGAACCAAATATAATGCAATACTAAACAGTGATTCCAGCGAGCAGAAAACTGAGGTTTAACCCGTCAAGATTCAGCAGAGGAAGCTGTGGTGTCCAACTTGATGCTTACTTAATGTTGGATGTAaaagttttgttgtttaataAAAACCTTAAGAAGAGACTCTTCAGGTGTTTTGATGAAAACGGAAATCAAAAAAGCTGGCAGCCTGTGTAGTTTTCAAACAAAAGCTGTGCTTTAAGACTTGTTAGTGAGGACTTAGTCTAAGATGGAACTGGtgaaggaagaagaaggaggtgtCTGAATGGATTAGTGCATTAGATGAGACTTTCACAGGGCAGTGATGACCACACACTGAACGTAGTGTGTTGTGTCTTACCATAAAGAACAGACTGGATGGATGTGTGCACTGATGATTTTGGCGATCCCTCGCGTGAGGAAGTCCCAGATGACGATGCGGCCGTCATTGCAGCCCACAGCCAGCAGGGTGCCCCATCGGTTGAAGGTGCAGGTGAGGGCCATGCTGATACAGTCCAGAGTGCCATCTGCctccttaaaaaacacaaacggaCAAAAACACACCCTCATTGAAACACAGcctaaacatttttaaaagaaatacagGAAGAGCTTCACATATTTTGACTGAATCAAATGATGAAACTTTATGTTGATCAGTGTTTGGATGATTTATTGTGCACAATATGGATCAAACTTCTTTTAGGGTTAATGTGAACATTAAGAGATGGTGGCTTACCTCTGGATAGTTCTGCCCAAACGAttctagaaaataaaaaaagaaaagagacagtgATGAGAAAAACTAAACCCTAAAGACGTgaggaaacacaacacaaaagtaGAATTTAAAACAGAGCTAACGTTGGCTAACTTAAGAATAAAGTCCgcaattcatttaaatgtacacaaagaaaaatgctgGAGTATTTACAGAGCAGGaaccctttaaaaacatgttaaattcaCTTCAGAGGAACAAGGGACATTTCGAGAAATGTGACATGGTCCTATTGTAAATAATTCAGGAAGGcgaattaaaaataataaacagactttaacagatGGAGACATTTATACCATAGTTGAATTTAAACAATCATTAACAAAAGAAGGAGGTTATCGCACATGAAGCACcaaatttagaaaataaattataaagaaAACTTATCAAAGGTGacaattaaagttaaagaacagagagtcatggagaaaactaaaaaaatgagTATGTAAGGTGATACTTATGTCAGAACATTAGTATCAAAATAGAAATGAATGCCCTGACGTGGTTTTCTGGAAATGtttaaacatcacatataaGAAACAAGCTTAGCACTTAAAATAAGTTACGACCTGTTGACTTTGATAAAtacatgtgatgcagatgttgaaTCAATGAGTGTTGAATAATAAAGGTCTCAATATTAATGAAATTAATTATGATTATGATTTTGACATCATTGAGTAGCCCTATGATCTAGCTCCGCACTTAAACGAAATTAAAGTAAcataaacaatatttttaaaaagcaatacACAGAAACCCAAAAAGTTCAATATTATGCTACCTattcaaacaaaaaactatTCAATCGCATTGCTTTTCCACCTTCGAAGCCCGAAGAACAACATTTAAGAGATACTGAACatgaataatgataataataataactaaaaataataataactaaaaataataataataataactaaaaaataataataacaaaaataataataataactaaaaataataataataataattaaaaataataataataataatatttaataataataataactaaaaataataataacaataatattaataacaataataacaataataatattaataactcACTGTACATCCTGTCATTAGTACCAGCTGCTCATTTCATAACTTAATGAATCATTATAAGGTTTATAGTCAGCATCATTATGAGTAGATGAATACATAAAGTTATTATAACACCTCATCATGTTGTTATAACACCTCATCATGTTGTTTACTTTCTCTTTCACAAATGTTTAATTCAATGAAACAAAGTATCGATGCTAATATAAGCTAATATCCACAATACGTACTATACCCACTTTTACAACCAATGTTTACATTACGGATCGACACAAAGCAAAGCGAgcaaattaaagttatttttattccacttctttacattttaactgttaaaattgtcttaaaaaataagaatttgaCACGTAGCTGTTGGTGTTAGCATGCTAGGCTAACGCACAATGCTAACCATAACAAGAGCAAAGCGATCACGAAGTAGCGATAATGAGACCttttagattaaaaataaaCGTGTTTCATTATTTACCGAGCAGTTCCAGATTCATTGCCGGACGAAAGGCGAACCAGATGTCCCAAACGGTTTGATTTCAAAGAATATTTCACTAAATTTGACTCGTTATTCACTTCGCCTGTTCCACTCGGAGAGACTGGCGCCGAGCATCCAGTGAGGACCCCAAACAACGCGACCCATAATAtgcctgaacaaaaaaaaaaagacccctgAAACAGTTTgtacacaaaatgtacaaattaaTCCAGTTTCTTTTCAGTTAAAGATTATAACCATATAACCGTTAGACTGAATATATATTCAGACGTAATTCTTCCATTTCCTGATTTATGAATTTACAGTTAAGacaatttaaactttaatttcatcactgctcttttttttttctttcttgttcttACGAAATGCTCTAAGCTACatatctgtgtgttttggcACTATTATCAGCACTATTGCTTACATATGCATGCCTTGTAagaggttgttgttgtgtctggaTGTGTAGGTAAATTGTTATGTTTGTACAATAGATTAATATTTGATGATGCCTTGCTGCCTACTGTTCTGTTCTCATTTATACTGTTCCTGTTGTGTATGTCATTATGGATTCATAGATGTTGTGTTCAAATTATCCATTCAATGCTATGATTTATCTATTCTGTCTGGGGAATTTTACAGCTCTACAAGCCCCTCGTAGGGTTTCGGGCAATTCTCCCTCAAATTCTCTTGTTGTGTATTCACCTACCAACAGGAgtttgaaggtgttggaggaagatgcttcaggttatagatgctttgaataacgatttttctgctctgtgactcaggataTGTTGAcctatgtttgtatttgttctgtgttttatgtctgtaacttgtttgttgtgctgctgcccctcttaACCAGGACACTCTTGTTAATGAGATTCTaaatctcaatgaggttcttagatatattttaaatattaaactaaaataaataagaaaaaatatatatatggagGACTAAATGCTTAAATCACTTAAATGTTTTAGCTGGCAGATGTGGGGCTTGTGCAGCTGCTTCAAAACATGATAGGTGTTAAATTAATGTTATAACGAGTTAAATGTGAACTACTTTcctcttacattttatttgatcaagAAAGGCGATctcagatgttgttttttttagccctGGAGGATTCAAAAGGGGGCCCAGCAGCATGTTCAACTCTGGGCCTTCAGCAGGTCAATCCGGCCCTGGTATTTAGAGGCATATGTGGTGCAGCAGGTGACATATAtttcaggtcttttttttgCCTGCATGAATGAAAGTTGCTGCTAACGTCACCGTGCAGAACATGACCCATGACTGTTATCTACAGACTATCTTTAACTTTATGGTTTCGGTCTATATGTCACTCTATACCTGTCTGCATGTAAACTATATGTCTGAGTCTCCCTTTGAACATATATCACACTATCAGCATTCACAGTCAGGTCACCACCA
The Labrus mixtus chromosome 7, fLabMix1.1, whole genome shotgun sequence DNA segment above includes these coding regions:
- the rbbp5 gene encoding retinoblastoma-binding protein 5 isoform X2; translation: MNLELLESFGQNYPEEADGTLDCISMALTCTFNRWGTLLAVGCNDGRIVIWDFLTRGIAKIISAHIHPVCSLCWSRDGHKLVSASTDNIVSQWDVLTGDCDQRFRFPSPILKLQCHPRDMDKVLVCPMKSAPVLLTLSDSKHVVLPVDDDSDLNVVAAFDRRGEYIYTGNAKGKILVLKTNTQELVASFRVTTGTSNTTAIKSIEFARKGSCFLINTADRIIRVYDGREILTCGRDGEPEPMQKLQDLVNRTPWKRCCFSGDGEYIVAGSARQHALYIWEKSIGNLVKILHGTRGELLLDVAWHPVRPIIASISSGVVSIWAQNQVENWSAFAPDFKELDENVEYEERESEFDIEDEDKSEPEQTGADAAEDEEVDVTTVDPIVAFCSSDEELEDYKALLYLPIAPEVEDPEENPFGPPPDASAQTATPEDSLASGDKKQRQPSSEGGPAKKKARTTTVELPGVPSDEVHPLLGVKGDGKSKKKTAGRPKGSKGSLVSQSYKQHDIGGMD
- the rbbp5 gene encoding retinoblastoma-binding protein 5 isoform X1; protein product: MNLELLESFGQNYPEEADGTLDCISMALTCTFNRWGTLLAVGCNDGRIVIWDFLTRGIAKIISAHIHPVCSLCWSRDGHKLVSASTDNIVSQWDVLTGDCDQRFRFPSPILKLQCHPRDMDKVLVCPMKSAPVLLTLSDSKHVVLPVDDDSDLNVVAAFDRRGEYIYTGNAKGKILVLKTNTQELVASFRVTTGTSNTTAIKSIEFARKGSCFLINTADRIIRVYDGREILTCGRDGEPEPMQKLQDLVNRTPWKRCCFSGDGEYIVAGSARQHALYIWEKSIGNLVKILHGTRGELLLDVAWHPVRPIIASISSGVVSIWAQNQVENWSAFAPDFKELDENVEYEERESEFDIEDEDKSEPEQTGADAAEDEEVDVTTVDPIVAFCSSDEELEDYKALLYLPIAPEVEDPEENPFGPPPDASAQTATPEDSLASGDKKQRQPSSEGGPAKKKARTTTVELPGVPSDEVHPLLGVKGDGKSKKKTAGRPKGSKGKDKDFPFRPKPYRGERPAFPMEALGSSGPGGGGGGVGGGMKGRAEGGLATGSLVSQSYKQHDIGGMD